The following proteins come from a genomic window of Rutidosis leptorrhynchoides isolate AG116_Rl617_1_P2 chromosome 10, CSIRO_AGI_Rlap_v1, whole genome shotgun sequence:
- the LOC139870555 gene encoding uncharacterized protein — MEGKAIISCFQSSNDTPLGTEGPVGLTRWFEKLESVFRISGCKDADRTKFASCKLSYGALTWWNTYAKSVGIDQAFETSWEDLKQRMIEEYCPYNEIVKMEWKLQNLKLVGTDLASYNKQFFELALMCLNMVTPERRKITLYVKGLTENIQGGVTTSKPRTIQEAVEMANELMDQIEEQGKTPASGHLAAECKAGSNMCYGCGKAGHFKKDCPTASKSAKPARGRAFNINSSEARDDPKLVTGTFLIGNHHVYVLFDSGADRSFVSRDFCHNLKNHVPSLENLYSIEIGNGNLIRDDKVYRDCTLILAGTSFRIDVIPIQLGNFDLVFGMDWLAENRADIVCHEKAIRIPITEYEPLMRRWIEILKDYDYDICYHPGKTNVVADALSRKKKVKPIRVRALNLTVRMNLTSQIRDAQLEALKEENVTTESLRGIDKKFVIRENRIRYFIDRI; from the exons GATACACCTTTAGGTACCGAAGGCCCAGTCGGTctgactcgttggttcgagaagcttGAGTCTGTTTTCCGTATCAGCGGTTGTAAAGATGCTGATAGGACGAAGTTTGCATCTTGTAAGCTATCATATGGCGCTCTAACTTGGTGGAATACTTATGCTAAGTCTGTAGGTATCGATCAGGCTTTTGAGACTTCATGGGAGGATTTGAAACAACGGATGATAGAAGAGTATTGTCCCTACAATGAAATTGTTAAGATGGAGTGGAAACTCCAGAACTTGAAATTGGTTGGTACTGATCTAGCCAGCTACAATAAGCAATTCTTCGAACTTGCTCTCATGTGTCTGAATATGGTTACTCCCGAACGCCGCAAgatcactctatatgtgaagggatTGACCGAGAATATCCAAGGTGGTGTGACTACTTCTAAGCCAAGGACTATTCAAGAGGCAGTCGAGATGGCGAATGAGTTGATGGATCAAATCGAGGAGCAAGGAAAGACTCCCGCA AGTGGACATTTGGCTGCAGAATGTAAAGCTGGTTCAAACATGTGCTATGGATGCGGAAAAGCTGGTCACTTTAAGAAGGATTGTCCAACTGCTAGTAAAAGTGCTAAACCTGCTAGAggaagagctttcaacatcaactctAGTGAGGCTCGTGATGATcccaagctagtcacgggtacgtttttaaTCGGCAATCATCATGTTTATGTACTTTTTGATTctggagctgatagaagctttgtgtctagagatttttgtCATAATCTTAAGAATCATGTACCGTCATTAGAAAACTTATACTCTATTGAGATAGGGAATGGTAATCTAATAAGAGATGATAAGGtctatcgtgattgtactttgatttTGGCTGGAACGTCATTTAGAATAGATGTGATACCGATTCAACTAGGAAATTTTGACCTTGtgtttggaatggactggttagctgagaaTAGAGCTGACATCGTTTGTCACGAGAAAGCGATTCGTATACCTATTACCGAATATGAGCCTTtgatg AGACGTTGGATAGAGATATTGAAGGACTACGACTACGACatttgctatcatcctggcaagactaatgtggttgcagatgccttAAGTAGGAAGAAAAAGGTTAAACCTATCCGAGTTCGAGCATTAAACTTGACTGTCAGAATGAACCTTACTTCACAGATACGCGATGCGCAACTAGAGGCATTGAAGGAGGAGAATGTTACTACTGAGTCCCTTAGAGGGATAGACAAGAAGTTTGTCATTCGAGAAAATAGGATCCGATACTTCATAGATAGAATTTAG
- the LOC139872509 gene encoding ribose-phosphate pyrophosphokinase 4-like: MASSPPLPPPSLPHPNNKLTIKSTFSHSFFHRQPSIRAPIQCQLNTSDNGAHHHNYNKQQQQQQWTVDCVTGGDPIHIILKPPATSPLTMNSSGLKNSKKVCLFYAAEMEALAQRIAAQSDAIELRSINWRKFEDGFPNLSIPNAHGIRGEHVAFLASFSSPGVIFEQLSISYALPKLFISSFTLVLPFFPTGTSERMEEEGDIATAFTLARFLSNIPISRGGPTSVVIYDIHALQERFYFNDNVLPCFESGIPLLKRRLQQLPDSDNISIAFPDDGAWKRFHKQLQHFPVIICTKVREGDQRIVRIKEGDPKGRHVVIVDDLVQSGGTLIECQKVLAKHGAKKVSAYVTHGVFPKRSWERFAHDNGGNPDNGLTYFWITDSCPLTVKEVKNKPPFEVLSLASSIAATLQI; this comes from the exons ATGGCATCATCTCCACCACTACCGCCTCCATCGTTACCACATCCTAACAACAAACTCACTATCAAATCAACATTCTCTCACTCCTTTTTTCACCGTCAACCATCAATTAGGGCTCCAATTCAATGTCAACTCAACACCTCAGATAACGGAGCACACCATCACAATTACAACAAACAGCAACAACAGCAGCAGTGGACTGTTGATTGCGTCACCGGAGGTGATCCGATTCACATTATTCTTAAGCCTCCTGCAACTTCTCCGTTGACGATGAATTCTTCTGGATTGAAAAATTCTAAAAAAGTTTGTTTGTTTTATGCTGCGGAAATGGAAGCCCTAGCTCAACGGATTGCTGCTCAATCTGATGCAATTGAGCTTCGCAGTATCAATTGGag GAAATTTGAGGATGGATTTCCGAATTTGTCGATACCTAATGCACATGGAATTCGAGGAGAACATGTAGCTTTTCTTGCATCATTTAGTTCTCCTGGAGTTATTTTTGAGCAACTATCGATTAGTTATGCATTGCCGAAGCTGTTCATTTCGTCCTTCACGTTAGTCCTTCCTTTCTTTCCTACTGGTACATCTGAGCGTATGGAGGAGGAAGGGGATATTGCAACAGCTTTCACTCTTGCTAGATTTTTGTCTAACATTCCAATATCAAGGGGTGGACCTACGAGTGTGGTAATTTATGATATTCATGCTTTACAG GAAAGATTCTACTTCAATGATAACGTATTACCATGTTTTGAGAGTGGAATCCCTTTGCTTAAACGTAGACTTCAACAGCTCCCTGACTCTGATAAT ATATCGATTGCTTTTCCAGATGATGGTGCTTGGAAAAGGTTTCACAAGCAACTGCAACACTTCCCAGTG ATTATTTGTACAAAAGTTAGGGAAGGTGACCAACGAATTGTACGAATTAAAGAGGGAGACCCTAAAGGACGTCATGTTGTGATAGTTGATGATCTTGTTCAGTCAGGTGGAACCCTAATCGAATGCCAG AAAGTGTTAGCAAAACATGGAGCGAAGAAAGTTAGCGCATATGTGACCCATGGTGTCTTCCCTAAGAGGTCTTGGGAGCGATTCGCACACGATAATGGAG GAAACCCAGATAACGGATTGACGTACTTTTGGATCACGGACTCGTGTCCACTGACAGTAAAGGAAGTGAAGAATAAACCTCCATTTGAAGTTCTGAGTCTTGCTAGTTCCATAGCAGCCACCCTGCAGATATAG